A single region of the Oenococcus kitaharae DSM 17330 genome encodes:
- a CDS encoding HD domain-containing protein encodes MENMVLNPLQLNQLDKIHNFMKTLLDHDQSGHDSSHIDRVVAMARKILKQEKGADEFVVLAAATLHDTYDEKLFANPASAKRRTADFLLSIQVDPKPILYIIDNMSWSANTFGQAKPLDLNGQIVQDADRLDAIGAVAVIRAFKYGFKHNRVDYDPNILPRDLQNKAEYRNDKQTTLNHFYEKLFKLQASLNTPAAKQIGQKRDHFMHEFVDEYIAEYESKA; translated from the coding sequence ATGGAAAATATGGTACTGAATCCACTGCAGCTAAATCAACTAGACAAAATTCATAACTTCATGAAAACACTGCTAGATCATGATCAATCAGGTCATGACAGCAGCCATATTGATCGCGTTGTCGCAATGGCCCGCAAAATTTTAAAACAAGAAAAAGGTGCTGATGAGTTCGTTGTCTTGGCAGCCGCGACTTTACACGATACCTACGATGAGAAATTGTTTGCCAATCCAGCCAGTGCCAAACGAAGAACAGCTGATTTTCTCCTCAGCATTCAAGTTGACCCGAAACCGATTCTTTATATCATCGATAATATGTCCTGGTCGGCAAATACTTTTGGTCAAGCAAAACCGCTTGATTTAAATGGTCAGATTGTTCAGGATGCCGATCGCTTGGATGCCATTGGCGCGGTTGCAGTGATTCGAGCTTTTAAATACGGTTTTAAACACAATCGGGTCGACTATGACCCCAACATTCTGCCGCGCGATTTACAAAATAAAGCTGAATATCGTAATGATAAGCAGACAACCCTTAACCATTTCTACGAAAAACTTTTTAAGCTGCAGGCTTCGCTAAATACCCCTGCTGCCAAACAGATTGGCCAAAAGCGTGACCATTTCATGCATGAATTTGTCGATGAATATATCGCTGAATATGAATCGAAAGCATAA
- a CDS encoding glycoside-pentoside-hexuronide (GPH):cation symporter, translating to MKNFKSSFAYGLGAFGHDAFYGMLNGYLIMFVTSVLFAGGSKTYMAQMIAAVALIITVVRIVELFMDPLLGGMIDSIHTKHSKYAPWIAGMATISAVLSLLVFSNLFGLSTSNGPLYLTIFAVIFTVFYISYSIKDIAFWGMLPALSTSSDGRGVIATFARIGSTVGGNAVALIYVYVLTLFSGSSTFNQRGWTGFILLIAAVQLIGAYAAALMTKEDKSVVNHPAEHMKISAVFKTLAKNDQLLWMALSYLIFAFGNNIFNNLMIYFFRYILNAQDMWKYVGLIGMATGFVSIVSFPLISKFLKRRQIMITGILAIALSFIVFLFARNSLLALGAYVIFDLANPLVFMIVVLVISDSVEYGQLKTGSRSEAATSSIRPMVDKFGGAIGGVVTGFVATSLGMTGNTTAKDIPASADLTFRVITFVIPAILAIIFLIIYMSKVKLTEAKHDEIVKELAVQAQQGGK from the coding sequence ATGAAAAATTTTAAATCTTCTTTCGCATATGGATTAGGTGCTTTTGGCCATGACGCTTTTTACGGCATGTTAAACGGCTACCTGATCATGTTTGTCACCAGTGTCTTATTTGCCGGCGGATCAAAAACCTATATGGCACAAATGATTGCCGCTGTGGCGCTGATTATTACCGTGGTGCGTATTGTGGAACTGTTCATGGATCCTCTGCTTGGCGGTATGATCGATTCCATCCATACCAAACACAGCAAATATGCGCCCTGGATCGCTGGTATGGCGACAATTTCAGCTGTCCTGTCCTTATTGGTTTTTTCAAACTTGTTTGGTCTGTCAACATCGAACGGACCGCTTTATCTGACAATTTTTGCGGTTATCTTCACGGTATTTTACATTTCGTATTCGATCAAAGACATTGCCTTTTGGGGGATGCTGCCAGCATTAAGTACCAGTTCCGATGGTCGCGGCGTGATTGCGACTTTCGCTAGAATTGGCTCAACTGTTGGTGGTAACGCTGTTGCTTTAATTTATGTTTACGTGCTCACGCTATTCTCAGGGTCATCGACATTTAATCAGCGAGGCTGGACTGGCTTTATCCTCTTAATTGCCGCAGTGCAATTAATTGGCGCATATGCAGCGGCCCTAATGACAAAAGAAGATAAAAGTGTTGTGAACCATCCTGCTGAACATATGAAAATCTCTGCGGTGTTCAAAACTTTGGCAAAAAATGACCAGCTTTTGTGGATGGCACTTTCATATTTGATCTTTGCCTTTGGCAACAATATTTTCAATAATTTAATGATTTACTTCTTCAGATACATCCTTAATGCACAGGATATGTGGAAATATGTTGGCCTGATTGGTATGGCCACAGGGTTTGTATCGATTGTGTCTTTCCCGTTAATTTCCAAGTTTTTAAAACGGCGTCAGATCATGATTACCGGTATTTTGGCGATTGCCTTATCTTTTATTGTCTTTCTCTTTGCAAGAAATTCACTTCTGGCGCTTGGCGCTTATGTGATCTTTGATCTCGCCAACCCTCTGGTCTTTATGATTGTTGTCCTCGTAATTTCCGATTCCGTTGAATATGGTCAGCTAAAGACTGGCAGCCGTTCAGAAGCAGCCACTTCCTCAATTCGTCCGATGGTTGATAAATTCGGCGGCGCTATTGGCGGTGTGGTAACTGGATTTGTGGCAACATCGTTAGGCATGACTGGTAATACAACAGCCAAAGACATCCCGGCTTCGGCTGATCTGACTTTTAGAGTGATTACCTTTGTTATTCCGGCTATCCTGGCAATTATTTTCTTGATTATTTACATGAGCAAGGTTAAATTAACCGAAGCCAAACACGATGAAATCGTCAAAGAATTGGCTGTCCAAGCTCAGCAAGGAGGCAAATAA
- a CDS encoding LacI family DNA-binding transcriptional regulator yields the protein MASIRDVAKLAGFSPATVSRILNQDTTLSVKQSTKDKVRLSANQLGYIAKEADRSQTYERSKLTIAVLDTVSEAQELDDPYFADIRRGIEEQAQHDLFKLSRVIYSGEITQDLPSFKSFGRVLVIGTFSADLLKRIQTENINMVVISDVPTDRQIDTIRPDFDIQTDEVLDHLHKLGHSKIAFIGGSVDAVNADGQVLYKNDDLRLLAYKNWMQRHHLEDDMQILLTGWNTMKAYLAVSQLLKTFSLPDLPTALVAASDPIAVGTYRAILNAGYKIPKDFSVTSFDDIEAAQYLVPALSSVHPASKEIGREAVRLIRQRIFEQRTAALQVIVPSEFIERESIDGARLTNV from the coding sequence ATGGCCAGTATTCGTGATGTCGCTAAATTGGCCGGTTTTAGTCCGGCAACCGTTTCAAGAATTTTAAATCAAGATACAACATTATCTGTCAAACAATCGACCAAAGACAAAGTGCGTCTGTCGGCTAACCAGCTGGGATATATCGCTAAAGAAGCCGACCGTTCTCAGACCTATGAACGTTCTAAGCTGACAATCGCTGTTTTGGATACTGTCTCAGAGGCACAAGAGCTGGATGACCCTTATTTTGCCGATATTCGCCGTGGCATTGAGGAGCAGGCACAGCATGATTTATTTAAACTATCCCGCGTGATTTATAGTGGTGAAATCACACAAGATCTGCCTTCTTTTAAAAGTTTTGGCCGAGTTCTTGTAATCGGCACCTTTTCTGCGGACCTGCTAAAAAGAATTCAAACAGAAAATATCAACATGGTTGTTATTTCTGATGTTCCAACGGATCGCCAAATTGATACTATTCGACCGGATTTCGATATACAGACCGATGAGGTATTGGACCATCTGCATAAATTAGGGCATTCTAAAATTGCTTTCATTGGCGGCAGTGTCGATGCCGTGAATGCTGATGGCCAGGTACTGTACAAAAATGATGATCTGCGCTTGCTGGCGTATAAAAATTGGATGCAGCGTCATCATTTAGAGGATGATATGCAAATTTTGCTGACGGGCTGGAATACGATGAAAGCATATTTGGCAGTTAGTCAATTATTGAAAACATTCTCTTTGCCTGACCTGCCTACTGCTTTGGTAGCAGCTTCTGATCCAATTGCAGTTGGTACCTATCGGGCGATTTTAAATGCTGGCTATAAAATTCCGAAGGATTTTTCCGTGACTTCTTTTGATGATATTGAAGCCGCTCAATACCTAGTGCCTGCTTTATCAAGCGTGCATCCGGCGAGCAAAGAGATTGGGCGCGAGGCCGTGCGGCTGATTCGTCAGCGCATTTTTGAACAACGGACAGCCGCTTTGCAGGTGATTGTGCCATCGGAATTTATTGAACGCGAGTCGATTGACGGTGCGCGTCTGACAAATGTTTAA
- the gtfA gene encoding sucrose phosphorylase translates to MPVQNKAMLITYADSMGRNIKELQEVLTTYIGDAIGGIHLLPFFPSTGDRGFAPSDYTRVDSAFGDWRDVQALGKKYYLMFDFMINHISRESVMYQDFKAKKDASVYRDFFIRWEKFWPQGRPTQADIDLIYKRKDRAPIQEITFADGSQEHLWNTFGDEQIDINVNADSAKKFIKETLLEMVHHGADLIRLDAFAYAIKKIDTNDFFVAPEIWQLLDSVRDILTPLQAEILPEIHEHYTIPAKINAHGYFTYDFVLPLVTLYTLYSGKTAQLAKWLKMSPKRQFTTLDTHDGIGVVDARDILTDDEIAYTSSELYKVGANVKKTYSSAVYNNLDIYQINSTYYSALGNDDKAYLLARIFQIFAPGIPQIYYVGLLAGANDLDLLERTKEGRNINRHYYSQDEVAKEVQRPVVKKLLELLSWRNQFAAFDLDGEITVQTEGEQTIRVKRTSTDGRDTAILQANAADKTFTIKANDQIIFSDDEADKVRL, encoded by the coding sequence ATGCCTGTGCAAAACAAAGCAATGCTGATAACTTATGCCGATTCAATGGGTCGGAATATTAAAGAACTGCAAGAGGTACTGACAACTTATATCGGGGATGCCATCGGTGGTATCCATCTGCTGCCTTTCTTCCCTTCAACGGGTGACCGCGGCTTTGCGCCATCCGACTATACACGCGTTGATTCAGCCTTTGGCGACTGGCGAGATGTTCAGGCTTTGGGCAAAAAATACTATTTGATGTTTGATTTTATGATTAATCATATTTCGCGCGAATCAGTGATGTATCAGGATTTTAAAGCCAAAAAAGATGCTTCAGTGTATCGGGATTTCTTCATTCGCTGGGAAAAATTCTGGCCACAAGGACGCCCCACTCAAGCTGATATTGATTTAATTTATAAGCGTAAAGATCGGGCGCCGATTCAGGAAATCACTTTTGCAGACGGCAGCCAGGAACATCTTTGGAACACTTTTGGCGATGAGCAGATTGATATTAATGTTAATGCCGACAGCGCGAAAAAATTTATCAAAGAGACGTTGCTAGAGATGGTTCACCATGGCGCTGACTTGATTCGTTTGGATGCGTTTGCCTATGCAATCAAAAAAATCGATACGAATGATTTCTTTGTCGCACCGGAAATCTGGCAGCTGCTGGATTCAGTTCGTGACATTCTGACACCGCTGCAAGCTGAAATTCTGCCGGAAATTCATGAGCATTACACAATTCCGGCTAAGATTAACGCACACGGCTACTTTACGTATGACTTTGTTCTGCCTTTAGTCACACTTTATACGCTTTATTCCGGTAAGACAGCGCAATTGGCTAAATGGCTGAAGATGTCGCCCAAACGGCAATTTACGACTTTAGATACGCATGATGGTATCGGTGTCGTCGATGCTCGAGATATTTTGACTGATGACGAGATTGCATATACTTCTAGCGAACTTTACAAAGTCGGAGCCAACGTGAAAAAGACATATTCATCCGCGGTTTACAATAATTTGGATATTTACCAGATTAATTCCACCTATTATTCAGCCTTGGGCAATGATGACAAAGCTTATCTGTTGGCGAGGATTTTCCAGATTTTTGCCCCTGGTATCCCGCAGATTTATTATGTCGGCTTGCTGGCTGGTGCCAATGATTTGGATTTGTTAGAGAGGACTAAGGAAGGCCGCAATATTAACCGCCATTATTACAGTCAAGATGAAGTTGCCAAAGAGGTTCAGCGGCCGGTTGTTAAAAAACTGCTTGAGCTGCTCAGCTGGCGCAATCAATTCGCTGCTTTCGATTTAGACGGTGAGATCACAGTCCAGACTGAGGGCGAGCAGACAATTCGGGTCAAACGCACTTCTACTGACGGCCGAGATACGGCTATCTTGCAAGCTAATGCGGCTGACAAGACTTTCACGATTAAGGCTAATGACCAAATTATTTTTTCTGATGACGAAGCAGACAAAGTCCGATTGTAA